The following are from one region of the Actinoplanes sp. L3-i22 genome:
- a CDS encoding BTAD domain-containing putative transcriptional regulator → MSEHGEGAGRLRVELFGGLRVGRGAADLAVPGARLRGLLVRLALAAGRPVGAGALVDSLWPLDRPADPANALQSLVSRLRRVLGDADAVTQDEGGYRLAVGDDDVDVIRFERLAGSGRQKLRAGDVAGAAELLGAAVELVRGPMVAEVGAVAEAVGVRLGRSVGSALADVAETDLLLGRFDAAEGRLTRLLEEHPLDERVTGLLMDTLAAQGRQADALALYEQVREEVADRLGADPGAALRERHLRLLRGSDISEMSAGPGNGAASTGRGTANAGLGAAGTGRGAAGAGRGGASTGLGEAAAADEAAGPEGTARVGRGAEAVPANGVSRNESKPAASNLPEPLTSFIGREADLARVDALLAVGRLITVLGPGGAGKTRLATQAARRRRGEFRDGVWLIDLAAVTAPAELPAAVVTATGLRASAIFEGGSGLRPEGRTDLDVLVDQFATRECLFLVDNCEHLIDAVAHLATALLVRCPGLRILATSREPLAVDGEALVPLGPLGMPEPGAPDQARRSPAVRLFAERAAAVLPGFEVDDTTVADVVQIVRRLDGLPLALELAAARLRTLGLRELADGLDDRFRLLTTGSRTALPRHRTLRAVIAWSWELLAAGERTVAERVSVLPGGVTAGSATAVCADAGVPAGLIPDLLAALVDKSLLQRTPDGRYRMLETLREYGIDQLASQGSLTGARRLAAGYLSDLVAEHDPRLRTAEQLDALVVLRAEYDNALAALRHLCDEGDADGATRLALSLVWYWQMFGRHADAAFWLHEALKLPGERSRLVADCAEAVLTLNRVGSEVVMMAETVQQRQDRLRALSGRLMSHPELPGLVGALSAVVLFMADERDAAQARMNQLVDGPDAWVAALAQLFRAQVAENNGDVQQVRVDVTAALAGFRAAGDRWGQATVLPLRALLRQYDGDLDGALADLTAARSLAGEFGSLDLGDEIFIDLRAADLHLRRGEPAEAIAALTGARVRAERATSPEMMLLIDALEAGMMVTLGDLDRAEELLGRAEVGLRTGGPDFMNGDHGTAIIEGVRATLALRRGDPVRAEKALVLSYAAAQETRDMPILSLVAVGAAGLADLVGRPREAAQLLGAAARLRGSHDPTDLQVAELTRRNRAALGDDGFAEAYAAGWALDPTTALARVNPGQLRALEG, encoded by the coding sequence GTGAGCGAGCACGGGGAGGGTGCCGGGCGGTTGCGGGTGGAGCTGTTCGGGGGGTTGCGGGTCGGGCGGGGTGCGGCCGATCTCGCGGTGCCGGGGGCGAGGCTTCGCGGGCTGCTCGTGCGGCTGGCGCTGGCGGCCGGGCGGCCGGTCGGGGCCGGGGCGCTGGTGGACTCGCTGTGGCCGCTGGACCGGCCGGCCGATCCGGCGAACGCGCTGCAGTCGCTGGTGTCGCGGCTGCGCCGGGTGCTCGGGGACGCCGACGCGGTGACCCAGGACGAGGGTGGCTACCGGCTCGCGGTGGGCGACGACGACGTGGACGTGATCCGGTTCGAGCGGCTGGCCGGGAGCGGGCGGCAGAAGCTGCGGGCCGGGGACGTGGCCGGGGCCGCCGAGCTGCTCGGGGCGGCCGTCGAGCTGGTGCGCGGGCCGATGGTGGCCGAGGTCGGCGCGGTGGCCGAGGCGGTCGGGGTGCGGCTGGGCCGGTCGGTCGGCTCGGCGCTGGCCGACGTGGCCGAGACGGATCTGCTGCTCGGGCGGTTCGATGCGGCCGAGGGGCGGCTCACCCGGCTGCTCGAGGAACATCCGCTGGACGAGCGGGTCACCGGGCTGCTGATGGACACGCTCGCGGCCCAGGGGCGGCAGGCGGACGCGCTCGCGCTGTATGAGCAGGTCCGGGAAGAGGTCGCGGATCGGCTCGGGGCGGATCCGGGGGCGGCGTTGCGGGAGCGGCACTTGCGCCTGCTGCGCGGTTCCGACATTTCCGAAATGAGCGCCGGGCCGGGAAACGGCGCGGCAAGCACCGGGCGGGGCACGGCGAACGCCGGGCTGGGCGCGGCGGGCACCGGGCGGGGTGCGGCGGGCGCCGGGCGGGGTGGGGCGAGCACCGGGCTGGGCGAGGCGGCGGCTGCGGACGAGGCGGCTGGTCCCGAGGGAACGGCCCGGGTGGGGCGCGGGGCCGAGGCCGTACCGGCGAATGGTGTGTCTCGGAACGAGAGCAAGCCGGCGGCGAGCAACCTGCCGGAACCACTGACCAGCTTTATCGGCCGTGAGGCCGATCTTGCCCGGGTCGACGCCCTGCTGGCGGTGGGGCGGCTGATCACCGTGCTGGGGCCCGGCGGCGCCGGGAAGACGCGGCTGGCGACGCAGGCGGCGCGGCGCCGGCGCGGGGAGTTCCGGGACGGGGTCTGGCTGATCGACCTGGCGGCGGTGACCGCGCCGGCCGAGCTGCCGGCGGCCGTGGTGACCGCGACCGGGCTGCGCGCCTCGGCGATCTTCGAGGGGGGTTCGGGGCTGCGGCCGGAGGGGCGCACCGACCTGGACGTGCTGGTCGACCAGTTCGCGACGCGCGAGTGCCTGTTCCTGGTGGACAACTGCGAGCACCTGATCGACGCGGTCGCGCACCTGGCGACGGCGCTGCTGGTGCGCTGCCCGGGGCTGCGGATCCTGGCGACCAGCCGCGAGCCGCTGGCGGTGGACGGCGAGGCGCTGGTGCCGCTCGGGCCGCTGGGGATGCCCGAGCCGGGCGCGCCGGACCAGGCCCGGCGGTCGCCGGCGGTGCGACTGTTCGCCGAGCGGGCCGCCGCGGTGCTGCCCGGGTTCGAGGTGGACGACACGACGGTGGCCGACGTGGTGCAGATCGTGCGCCGGCTGGACGGCCTGCCGCTGGCGCTGGAGCTGGCCGCGGCCCGGCTGCGCACGCTCGGGCTGCGCGAGCTGGCCGACGGCCTGGACGACCGGTTCCGCCTGCTCACCACCGGCAGCCGGACGGCGCTGCCGCGGCACCGGACGCTGCGCGCGGTGATCGCGTGGAGCTGGGAGCTGCTGGCCGCCGGCGAGCGGACCGTGGCGGAGCGGGTGTCGGTGCTGCCCGGCGGGGTGACCGCGGGTTCGGCGACGGCGGTCTGCGCGGACGCCGGGGTGCCGGCCGGGCTGATCCCGGATCTGCTGGCCGCGCTGGTCGACAAGTCGCTGCTGCAGCGCACGCCGGACGGCCGGTACCGGATGCTGGAGACCCTGCGGGAGTACGGGATCGACCAGCTCGCCTCCCAGGGCTCGCTGACCGGGGCCCGGCGGCTGGCCGCTGGCTACCTGTCCGACCTGGTCGCCGAGCACGATCCGCGGCTGCGCACCGCCGAGCAGCTGGACGCGCTGGTCGTGCTGCGCGCGGAGTACGACAACGCGCTGGCCGCCCTGCGCCACCTGTGCGACGAGGGGGACGCGGACGGCGCGACCCGGCTGGCGCTGAGCCTGGTGTGGTACTGGCAGATGTTCGGCCGGCACGCCGACGCCGCGTTCTGGCTGCACGAGGCGCTGAAGCTGCCGGGGGAGCGGAGCCGGCTGGTCGCCGACTGCGCCGAGGCGGTGCTCACGCTCAACCGGGTGGGCTCCGAGGTGGTGATGATGGCCGAGACCGTCCAGCAGCGACAGGACCGGCTGCGGGCGCTGTCCGGCCGGCTGATGTCGCATCCGGAGCTGCCCGGGCTGGTCGGGGCGCTGTCCGCGGTGGTGCTGTTCATGGCCGACGAGCGGGACGCCGCCCAGGCCCGGATGAATCAGCTGGTGGACGGGCCGGACGCGTGGGTGGCCGCGCTGGCGCAGCTGTTCCGGGCCCAGGTGGCCGAGAACAACGGCGACGTCCAGCAGGTCCGGGTCGACGTGACGGCCGCGCTGGCCGGGTTCCGGGCGGCCGGTGACCGGTGGGGGCAGGCGACCGTGCTGCCGTTGCGGGCGCTGCTCCGGCAGTACGACGGTGACCTGGACGGCGCCCTGGCCGATCTGACCGCGGCGAGGTCGCTGGCCGGCGAGTTCGGCTCGCTCGACCTGGGTGACGAGATCTTCATCGACCTGCGGGCGGCCGACCTGCATCTGCGGCGCGGCGAGCCGGCCGAGGCGATCGCGGCGCTGACCGGCGCGCGGGTGCGGGCCGAGCGGGCCACGTCGCCGGAGATGATGCTGCTCATCGACGCCCTGGAGGCCGGGATGATGGTCACCCTGGGCGATCTGGACCGGGCCGAGGAGCTGCTCGGGCGGGCCGAGGTCGGCCTCCGGACGGGCGGGCCCGACTTCATGAACGGCGACCACGGCACCGCGATCATCGAGGGGGTGCGGGCCACGCTCGCGCTGCGCCGGGGTGATCCGGTGCGGGCGGAGAAGGCGCTGGTCCTGTCGTACGCGGCGGCCCAGGAGACCCGGGACATGCCGATCCTGTCGCTGGTCGCGGTGGGTGCGGCCGGGCTGGCGGACCTGGTCGGCCGGCCCCGGGAGGCGGCGCAGCTGCTGGGCGCGGCGGCCCGGTTGCGGGGTTCGCACGACCCGACCGACCTGCAGGTGGCCGAGCTGACCCGGCGGAACCGGGCGGCGCTGGGCGACGACGGGTTCGCCGAGGCGTACGCGGCTGGCTGGGCCCTGGACCCGACGACAGCGCTGGCCCGGGTGAACCCGGGCCAGCTGCGTGCTTTGGAGGGTTAA
- a CDS encoding sensor histidine kinase, whose protein sequence is MRWWRGLSPMVRDAVGAGLLIVAAFVPGLAELGLQIGELHLHGATGLSLGLLVIQALALVPRRRWPAVSLAAGGLAWGVYQLGGYPVTIAGMALLLVLYSVGAHQERFRREVAAAGVAGYVALAIALHERGSTEHVINYATFFVVLAACWGAGAWVRSRQHDELRKREASVRLAISDERGRIARELHDVVTHHVTAMVVQADMAGLLVTADAARAADGIAAVGRSGREALTELRRLLGVLDGNALAEHEPGRVTDLVERMRRAGQPVDFAEEGGPGPDGGLGLAIYRVVQEGLTNAVKHAQGRPTRVRVRHATEGTEIEVVTEGSFRGAVVPGRGLTGLGERVKVFGGTFEATGNPQGDFTVRVRLPLGAGA, encoded by the coding sequence GTGCGCTGGTGGAGAGGGCTGAGCCCGATGGTCCGGGACGCCGTCGGCGCCGGGTTGCTGATCGTCGCCGCGTTCGTGCCCGGCCTCGCCGAGCTCGGCCTCCAGATCGGTGAACTGCACCTGCACGGCGCCACCGGGCTCAGCCTCGGGCTGCTGGTGATCCAGGCCCTGGCCCTGGTGCCGCGCCGACGCTGGCCGGCGGTCAGCCTCGCGGCCGGTGGGCTCGCCTGGGGCGTCTACCAGCTCGGCGGCTATCCGGTGACGATCGCCGGGATGGCGCTGCTGCTCGTGCTCTACAGCGTCGGCGCGCACCAGGAGCGGTTCCGCCGGGAGGTGGCCGCGGCCGGGGTGGCCGGCTACGTGGCGCTCGCGATCGCGCTGCACGAGCGGGGCTCGACCGAGCACGTGATCAACTACGCGACGTTCTTCGTGGTGCTCGCGGCGTGCTGGGGCGCGGGCGCGTGGGTGCGCTCGCGACAGCACGACGAGCTGCGGAAACGGGAGGCCAGCGTGCGCCTGGCGATCAGTGACGAGCGGGGCCGGATCGCGCGGGAACTGCACGACGTGGTCACCCACCACGTCACCGCGATGGTGGTGCAGGCCGACATGGCCGGGCTGCTCGTCACCGCCGACGCGGCGCGCGCCGCCGACGGGATCGCCGCGGTCGGCCGGAGCGGGCGGGAGGCGCTGACCGAGCTGCGGCGGCTGCTCGGCGTCCTGGACGGGAACGCCCTCGCCGAGCACGAGCCCGGCCGCGTGACCGACCTGGTCGAGCGGATGCGCCGGGCCGGGCAACCGGTCGACTTCGCCGAGGAGGGCGGGCCCGGCCCGGACGGCGGACTCGGGCTGGCGATCTACCGGGTGGTGCAGGAGGGGCTGACCAACGCGGTGAAGCACGCGCAGGGACGACCCACCCGGGTGCGGGTGCGGCACGCGACGGAAGGAACCGAGATCGAGGTGGTCACCGAAGGTTCCTTCCGCGGCGCGGTGGTGCCCGGGCGCGGCCTGACCGGGCTGGGCGAGCGGGTCAAGGTCTTCGGCGGCACCTTCGAGGCCACCGGAAACCCCCAAGGCGATTTCACCGTACGGGTTCGGCTGCCGCTCGGGGCCGGCGCGTGA
- a CDS encoding PLD nuclease N-terminal domain-containing protein has product MAQKKTWHDLSRGQQRAILVIGAAELVVTTIAAIDLIRRPADRIRGPKPAWFPALAVQPFGPLAYLRWGRRR; this is encoded by the coding sequence ATGGCCCAGAAGAAGACGTGGCACGACCTGTCCCGCGGTCAGCAGCGCGCCATCCTCGTCATCGGCGCCGCCGAGCTGGTGGTCACCACGATCGCCGCGATCGACCTGATCCGCCGCCCGGCCGACCGGATCCGCGGCCCGAAGCCGGCCTGGTTCCCGGCCCTGGCCGTCCAGCCGTTCGGCCCCCTCGCCTACCTGCGCTGGGGCCGTCGCCGCTGA
- a CDS encoding ABC transporter ATP-binding protein yields MSAALPIADQKLVVKATLRLIAADKRSVAAMVGLNSLAAIAGLGAPWLLGRVIDTVSAGGGVHAVDRLALAVLACAVAQTLLSRWALALAYRFGERTSARIRETFLRRALALPASVVERVPAGDLAARGTTDVDAVAGTLRDVLPQILIGLVEMVFIIVAVLVLNPLLGTAGVLGLSGVWFVTRWYLRRARDAYLREGAANSWLAEELAANTSGARTIEAFGLADRRLAAGHAAIDDTRRTRMITLGLRTVFFPVVEVSYAVPVVLVLLLGGWLYMEHRVSLGTVGAAVLYLRQLVNPLDTLLIRIEQLQAAAASFARVEGLAAAPAAPTTIGSLPDGDRIEVRGVRFAYDAGRDVLHDIDLTVRPGERLAIVGLSGAGKSTLARLLAGVDHPTAGTVTAGGVPIADLPPEQLRTQVVLVTQELHVFRESVRDNLMVAAPDDELRRALATVGADWAGDLDRDLGALPPDGAQAQQLALARVLLAGPHTVILDEATALLDPTAARDAERALAAVLHGRTVIAIAHRLQTAHDADRVAVMDDGRIIELGTHDELLAAGGPYAALWRSWHRADQMR; encoded by the coding sequence ATGAGCGCCGCGCTCCCGATCGCCGATCAGAAACTGGTCGTCAAGGCCACGCTGCGGCTGATCGCCGCCGACAAGCGGTCGGTCGCCGCGATGGTCGGGCTCAACTCGCTGGCCGCGATCGCCGGCCTGGGCGCCCCGTGGCTGCTCGGCCGGGTGATCGACACGGTGTCCGCCGGCGGTGGCGTGCACGCCGTCGACCGGCTGGCGCTGGCCGTGCTGGCCTGCGCGGTCGCCCAGACGCTGCTGTCGCGCTGGGCGCTGGCGCTCGCCTACCGTTTCGGCGAGCGCACCTCGGCCCGGATCCGCGAGACGTTCCTGCGCCGTGCGCTGGCGCTGCCGGCCTCGGTCGTCGAGCGGGTGCCCGCCGGTGACCTGGCGGCCCGCGGCACCACCGACGTCGACGCGGTCGCCGGCACGCTGCGGGACGTGCTGCCGCAGATCCTGATCGGCCTGGTCGAGATGGTGTTCATCATCGTCGCGGTGCTGGTGCTGAACCCGCTGCTCGGCACGGCCGGGGTGCTCGGCCTCTCCGGCGTCTGGTTCGTCACCCGGTGGTACCTGCGCCGCGCCCGGGACGCGTACCTGCGCGAGGGCGCGGCCAACTCGTGGCTGGCCGAGGAGCTGGCCGCGAACACCTCGGGCGCGCGGACCATCGAGGCGTTCGGGCTGGCCGACCGGCGGCTCGCGGCCGGGCACGCGGCGATCGACGACACCCGCCGGACCAGGATGATCACGCTCGGCCTGCGTACCGTGTTCTTCCCGGTCGTGGAGGTCTCCTACGCGGTGCCCGTGGTGCTGGTGCTGCTGCTCGGCGGGTGGCTCTACATGGAGCACCGGGTCAGCCTGGGGACGGTCGGGGCGGCCGTGCTCTACCTGCGTCAGCTGGTCAATCCGCTGGACACGCTGCTGATCCGGATCGAGCAGCTGCAGGCGGCGGCCGCGTCGTTCGCCCGGGTCGAGGGCCTGGCCGCGGCGCCGGCGGCGCCGACCACCATCGGATCACTTCCGGATGGCGACCGGATCGAGGTGCGCGGCGTCCGCTTCGCCTACGACGCCGGCCGCGACGTTCTGCACGACATCGATCTGACGGTACGGCCGGGGGAGCGCCTCGCCATCGTCGGACTCTCCGGGGCCGGCAAGTCCACCCTGGCCCGTCTGCTGGCCGGCGTCGACCACCCCACGGCCGGCACCGTCACCGCTGGTGGCGTGCCGATCGCCGACCTGCCGCCGGAGCAGCTGCGCACCCAGGTCGTGCTGGTCACCCAGGAGCTGCACGTGTTCCGCGAGTCGGTGCGCGACAACCTGATGGTGGCCGCCCCGGACGACGAGCTGCGCCGCGCGCTGGCCACGGTCGGCGCGGACTGGGCCGGCGACCTGGACCGCGACCTCGGGGCGCTGCCGCCGGACGGGGCGCAGGCCCAGCAGCTCGCGCTGGCCCGGGTGCTGCTGGCCGGCCCGCACACGGTCATCCTGGACGAGGCGACCGCGCTGCTCGACCCGACCGCCGCCCGGGACGCGGAACGGGCCCTGGCGGCGGTGCTGCACGGCCGGACCGTGATCGCCATCGCGCACCGCCTGCAGACCGCCCACGACGCCGACCGGGTGGCCGTGATGGACGACGGGCGGATCATCGAGCTCGGCACGCACGACGAGCTGCTCGCCGCCGGCGGGCCCTACGCCGCGCTGTGGCGCTCTTGGCACCGGGCCGATCAGATGCGGTAG
- a CDS encoding phospholipase domain-containing protein gives MLVVSPWTRGGWVNSQAFDHTSLIRFLERRFGIAEPNITPWRRAVAGDLTSAFDFTTPNRRPVDLPETAQFKPAELTRQPDEIPVPPADPELPAQERGVRPARALPYTLHADATADTIELHNIGKSTAVFGVRPSGADPRSFTVEPGKHLISGFTSDDVEVHGPNGFYRRFRRGDVKLVVRARYDERRDTVLLEIRNNGRSHAQVTVADRYTRHAATLSLRPGTTRTSQIDASRTHGWYDVTVTSGSTVTQYAGHLENGTDSITDPGMGGLI, from the coding sequence ATGCTCGTCGTCTCCCCGTGGACCCGCGGCGGCTGGGTGAACTCGCAGGCGTTCGACCACACCTCACTGATCCGGTTCCTGGAGCGCCGCTTCGGGATCGCCGAGCCGAACATCACCCCGTGGCGGCGGGCCGTCGCCGGCGATCTGACCAGCGCGTTCGACTTCACGACGCCGAATCGTCGCCCGGTCGACCTGCCCGAGACGGCGCAGTTCAAGCCGGCCGAGCTGACCCGGCAGCCGGACGAGATCCCGGTCCCGCCGGCCGATCCGGAGCTGCCGGCGCAGGAGCGCGGCGTCCGGCCGGCCCGGGCGCTGCCCTACACCCTGCACGCGGACGCGACCGCCGACACCATCGAACTGCACAACATCGGAAAATCAACGGCGGTTTTCGGCGTACGGCCGTCGGGCGCCGACCCGAGGTCCTTCACGGTCGAACCCGGCAAGCATCTGATCAGCGGGTTCACCAGCGACGACGTCGAGGTGCACGGGCCGAACGGGTTCTACCGCCGGTTCCGCCGCGGCGACGTCAAGCTGGTGGTGCGGGCCCGCTACGACGAGCGCCGGGACACCGTCCTGCTGGAGATCCGCAACAACGGCCGGAGCCACGCCCAGGTCACCGTCGCGGACCGGTACACCCGGCACGCGGCCACCCTGAGCCTGCGCCCCGGCACCACCCGGACCTCGCAGATCGACGCGAGCCGCACGCACGGCTGGTACGACGTCACGGTCACCTCGGGCAGCACCGTGACGCAGTACGCCGGCCACCTGGAGAACGGTACGGACAGCATCACCGACCCGGGCATGGGCGGCCTGATCTGA
- a CDS encoding alkaline phosphatase family protein — MASVDRRKFLQMLGMPAIAAAMPTGLEKALAIPANNRTGSIQDVEHVIFLMQENRSFDHYFGTLRGVRGFADPHPARKPSGESVWHQDGLLPFRPDVEDLGGTFLPDPPHGWDDTHAAWNAGRYDKWVPNKGVQTMTHHTRADLPYHFALADAFTVCDNYHCSLLGPTDPNRYHMWSGWVGNDGRGGGPVITNAEAGYDWTTYPERLEEAGVSWKVYQDVGLGLTAAGYWGWTSDPFIGNYGDNALLYFHQYQNAQPGDPLADKAKTGTEVNELGRSPEQLLADFRKDVENGTLPEVSWIVAPEAYTEHPNWEPHYGAWYVSQVIDILAANPAIWSKMALFVTYDEEGGFFDHLVPPTPDPARSTVSTADELYGGGAGTRPGRTDSASASRCSSSPRGPAAAG, encoded by the coding sequence GTGGCCAGCGTGGATCGTCGCAAGTTTCTGCAGATGCTGGGCATGCCGGCGATAGCCGCCGCCATGCCCACGGGCCTCGAGAAGGCCCTCGCCATCCCGGCGAACAATCGCACCGGGTCGATTCAGGACGTCGAGCACGTCATCTTCCTGATGCAGGAGAACCGTTCGTTCGATCACTACTTCGGCACGCTCCGCGGCGTCCGCGGGTTCGCCGACCCGCACCCGGCGCGCAAGCCGTCCGGCGAGTCCGTGTGGCACCAGGACGGGCTGCTGCCGTTCCGGCCGGACGTCGAGGACCTGGGCGGCACCTTCCTCCCGGATCCGCCGCACGGGTGGGACGACACGCACGCCGCCTGGAACGCCGGGCGGTACGACAAGTGGGTGCCCAACAAGGGCGTGCAGACCATGACCCACCACACCCGGGCGGATCTGCCCTACCACTTCGCGCTCGCGGACGCGTTCACGGTCTGCGACAACTACCACTGCTCGCTGCTCGGCCCGACCGACCCGAACCGCTACCACATGTGGTCCGGCTGGGTCGGCAACGACGGCCGGGGTGGCGGCCCGGTGATCACCAACGCCGAGGCCGGCTACGACTGGACCACCTATCCGGAGCGGCTGGAGGAGGCCGGCGTCTCGTGGAAGGTGTACCAGGACGTCGGGCTCGGCCTGACCGCCGCCGGGTACTGGGGCTGGACCTCGGACCCGTTCATCGGCAACTACGGCGACAACGCCCTGCTCTACTTCCACCAGTACCAGAACGCGCAGCCCGGGGACCCGCTCGCGGACAAGGCGAAGACCGGCACCGAGGTGAACGAGCTCGGCCGCAGCCCCGAGCAGCTGCTCGCCGACTTCCGTAAGGACGTGGAGAACGGGACGCTGCCGGAGGTCTCCTGGATCGTCGCGCCGGAGGCGTACACCGAGCACCCGAACTGGGAGCCGCACTACGGCGCCTGGTACGTCTCGCAGGTCATCGACATCCTGGCGGCGAACCCGGCGATCTGGTCGAAGATGGCGCTGTTCGTCACGTACGACGAGGAGGGTGGTTTCTTCGATCACCTCGTCCCGCCGACGCCGGACCCGGCGCGCTCGACCGTCTCCACGGCCGACGAACTCTACGGAGGCGGGGCGGGCACCAGGCCGGGCCGTACGGATTCGGCATCCGCGTCCCGATGCTCGTCGTCTCCCCGTGGACCCGCGGCGGCTGGGTGA
- a CDS encoding PRC-barrel domain-containing protein, which translates to MTTPSSSIELIKLSDSDRMVGDPAEDIRGRTVQDRDGNDLGRVDDLLIDPEEQKVRMLHVAHGGILGFGATSSYVPIEAIRAIDDDVVHVAEPKQIVAGAPRYDPELIDATEYYNELYRHYGYAPFWSNGYIYPGYPYYRI; encoded by the coding sequence ATGACGACCCCGAGCAGCAGCATCGAGCTGATCAAGTTGAGTGACAGCGACCGGATGGTCGGTGATCCGGCCGAGGACATCCGCGGGCGCACGGTCCAGGACCGGGACGGCAATGACCTGGGCCGGGTCGACGACCTGCTGATCGACCCGGAGGAGCAGAAGGTCCGGATGCTGCACGTGGCGCACGGCGGCATCCTGGGCTTCGGCGCGACCTCGTCCTACGTCCCGATCGAGGCGATCCGGGCGATCGACGACGACGTCGTGCACGTGGCCGAGCCGAAGCAGATCGTGGCCGGGGCGCCGCGCTACGACCCGGAGCTGATCGACGCCACCGAGTACTACAACGAGCTGTACCGGCATTACGGCTACGCGCCGTTCTGGAGCAACGGCTACATCTACCCGGGCTATCCGTACTACCGCATCTGA
- a CDS encoding response regulator transcription factor, whose product MIRVLVCDDQALIRAGFVTVFGLQPDLEVVGEASDGESGVQLAHRLRPDVVVMDIQMPVLDGIEATRRLAGPDVADPIKVLVVTTFNLDKYVYAALRAGASGFLLKDAQPAELIDGIRTVARGEALLAPAVTRGLVGRFGDRVRASAPGLDERLAVLTPRELEVFRLIAEGLSNAEIAGQMVIGQETVKTYVSRILTKLALRDRVQAVILAYQSGLVGAP is encoded by the coding sequence GTGATCCGGGTGCTGGTCTGCGACGACCAGGCGCTGATCCGGGCCGGGTTCGTGACCGTTTTCGGACTCCAGCCGGACCTCGAGGTGGTCGGCGAGGCGTCCGACGGGGAGTCGGGGGTGCAGCTCGCGCACCGGCTGCGGCCCGACGTCGTGGTGATGGACATCCAGATGCCGGTGCTCGACGGGATCGAGGCGACCCGGCGGCTGGCCGGGCCGGATGTCGCCGACCCGATCAAGGTGCTCGTGGTGACCACGTTCAACCTGGACAAATACGTCTATGCGGCGCTGCGGGCCGGGGCCAGTGGGTTCCTGCTCAAGGACGCGCAGCCGGCCGAGCTGATCGACGGGATCCGGACCGTGGCCCGGGGCGAGGCGCTGCTCGCGCCGGCGGTGACCCGGGGGCTGGTCGGGCGGTTCGGCGATCGGGTCCGGGCTTCGGCGCCGGGGTTGGACGAGCGGCTGGCGGTGCTCACGCCGCGGGAGCTGGAAGTGTTCCGGCTGATCGCGGAGGGGTTGTCCAATGCGGAGATCGCCGGGCAGATGGTGATCGGGCAGGAGACGGTGAAGACCTACGTCTCGCGGATCCTGACCAAGCTCGCGTTGCGTGACCGGGTGCAGGCCGTGATCCTGGCCTATCAGTCAGGTCTCGTCGGCGCCCCCTGA